The following proteins are co-located in the Silene latifolia isolate original U9 population chromosome 1, ASM4854445v1, whole genome shotgun sequence genome:
- the LOC141646816 gene encoding uncharacterized protein LOC141646816 — MKGSGMMWISQMAGGNEGLMMVGGSNNSEGWKAAGDGYVKLNMDARMKDGEGVGMGIVCRDGRGEVLWGLSIVGDECWEVHVAEAVAVFDGLEEAASRGVLNVEVESDSLIVIEALWTRKQGRSIFSQIIEDIVNLSSKFQSVRWLHTSRLNNCVAHALAHLVSRVSGRFVWSYGLPPSANAAVLAGFSLNGSGSDY; from the coding sequence ATGAAGGGGTCGGGAATGATGTGGATAAGTCAGATGGCGGGAGGAAACGAGGGACTGATGATGGTGGGGGGGTCGAATAATAGCGAGGGGTGGAAGGCGGCTGGAGACGGTTATGTGAAGCTTAATATGGATGCGAGGATGAAGGATGGGGAGGGAGTTGGGATGGGGATTGTGTGCCGTGATGGGAGAGGAGAGGTGTTGTGGGGTTTATCTATTGTTGGGGATGAGTGCTGGGAAGTTCATGTGGCGGAAGCTGTAGCGGTGTTCGATGGACTCGAAGAAGCAGCTAGTAGAGGGGTGTTGAATGTGGAGGTGGAAAGCGATAGCTTGATAGTGATTGAAGCACTGTGGACCCGGAAGCAAGGACGTAGCATTTTTTCTCAGATTATAGAAGATATTGTTAATTTGAGTTCTAAGTTTCAGTCGGTTAGATGGTTGCACACAAGTCGTCTTAACAATTGTGTGGCTCATGCTTTAGCGCATTTAGTTTCTAGAGTTTCTGGTAGATTTGTTTGGTCATATGGTTTGCCACCTTCGGCTAACGCtgctgttttagcaggattttccctgaatggatccggctcTGATTATTGA